The Prunus persica cultivar Lovell chromosome G7, Prunus_persica_NCBIv2, whole genome shotgun sequence genome has a segment encoding these proteins:
- the LOC18770249 gene encoding protein QUIRKY isoform X2, translating to MATLHKLIVEVVDARNLSPKDGRGASSPYVVVDYRGQRRRTQTKLSDLNPVWNELLDFDLSRPSDVFGDVLELDVYHDKNYGPTTRNNFLGRIRLSSSQFVKKGEEALIYFPLQKKSWFTWIRGDIGLKIYYVDEVVPPPSPPPPPPKAEEPKPETAQPPQSEAVPPPESASPQPTDQPPAEAAPPKEAEQTQPPEPKKPAEEPPTEAAPPPKTEAPEVAESGPSQPPPPPPATDDANQDQANPPPPPVAPEAAPMPMQRDHEIEVMAHSVSKSMADVKFHRTNGPPPIPRPPVVPGGALNYTSQLEPTESMSMDRPSFDLVEKMHYLFVRVVKARFLPANGSPIVKISTANYHITSKPARKTHCFEWDQTFAFARQSPDQSDASILEVSVWDPPVFDPSAASEVASGHQFLGGICFDVMEIPLRDPPDSPLAPQWYRLEGGGARINGDLMLATWMGTQADDSFPDAWKTDTAKNPNARAKVYQSPKLWYLRATVLEAQDVLPVTASLNLKEATFQVKAQLGFQFLKTEPTVTRNGVPSWNQDLMFVAAEPFSDHLIFTIEHRLPKGPVTLGVLRIPLSAVERRVDDRKVASRWFSFENPDGDEKRMYSGRMHLRLCFDGGYHVMDEAAHVCSDYRPTARQLWKPPLGTVELGVIGCKNLIPVKTVNGKGCSDAYCVAKYGPKWVRTRTVCDSLEPKWNEQYTFKVYDPCTVLSIGVFDNSGSGFEIEGSKDATRPDFRIGKLRVRISTLATGKVYKNTYPLLVLSPTGLKKMGEVEIAVRFVPVSPTLDLVHVYSQPSLPLMHHIKPLGRDVVLYMLDADSQGFSMRKVRANYFRIINVVAGVMDVVGWINDTRSWKNPMATILVHALLALLVWYPDLIVPTLAFYVFVIGAWNYRFRSQAPLQHYDPKLSLAENVDRDELDEEFDSVPSTRSFEVVRARYDKLRMLGARVQTVLGDFATQGERVQALVTWRDPRATGIFVLLCFVVAMILYMVPSKMVAMVFGFYYLRHPIFRDRMPPAALNFIRRLPSLSDRLL from the exons ATGGCAACTCTACACAAACTGATAGTTGAAGTTGTCGACGCTCGCAATCTGTCGCCGAAAGACGGCCGCGGCGCGTCGAGCCCCTATGTGGTGGTGGACTACCGCGGGCAGCGAAGACGCACCCAAACCAAGCTGAGCGACTTGAATCCTGTGTGGAACGAGTTGCTCGACTTCGATCTCAGTAGGCCTTCTGACGTGTTTGGGGATGTGCTTGAGCTGGATGTATACCATGACAAGAATTACGGCCCCACCACCAGAAACAACTTTCTCGGCAGGATCCGGTTGAGTTCCTCCCAGTTTGTGAAGAAAGGTGAGGAGGCCTTGATTTATTTCCCTTTGCAGAAGAAGAGCTGGTTCACGTGGATTCGCGGCGACATTGGGTTGAAGATTTATTATGTGGATGAGGTCGTGCCACCTCCGTCTCCGCCGCCACCGCCGCCCAAAGCAGAGGAACCAAAGCCTGAAACAGCACAACCTCCGCAGTCAGAGGCGGTACCTCCGCCAGAATCTGCCTCGCCCCAACCTACAGACCAGCCACCAGCTGAAGCGGCGCCACCAAAAGAAGCAGAACAAACACAGCCACCTGAACCCAAGAAGCCTGCTGAAGAGCCGCCGACTGAGGCTGCTCCGCCACCAAAGACCGAGGCTCCTGAAGTAGCAGAATCGGGTCCCTCACagccacctccaccaccaccagccACTGATGATGCAAATCAGGATCAGGCAAACCCACCACCCCCACCAGTAGCACCTGAAGCTGCTCCCATGCCCATGCAACGTGATCATGAAATTGAGGTAATGGCACACTCCGTATCCAAATCAATGGCAGATGTCAAATTCCACCGAACCAACGGTCCACCACCAATTCCGAGACCTCCGGTTGTGCCCGGTGGAGCACTCAATTATACGTCGCAGCTGGAGCCGACGGAAAGCATGTCAATGGACCGGCCGTCGTTTGATCTGGTGGAGAAGATGCACTACCTCTTTGTCCGAGTTGTGAAAGCGCGCTTCCTCCCAGCAAATGGCAGCCCAATTGTAAAAATCTCCACCGCCAACTACCACATCACATCCAAGCCCGCCAGAAAAACCCACTGCTTCGAGTGGGACCAGACCTTTGCCTTCGCCCGCCAATCCCCCGACCAGTCCGACGCCTCCATCCTCGAAGTCTCCGTCTGGGACCCACCCGTATTCGACCCCTCAGCGGCCTCCGAGGTGGCCTCCGGCCATCAATTCCTCGGCGGGATCTGTTTCGACGTGATGGAAATACCCCTGAGGGACCCGCCGGACAGCCCCTTGGCCCCGCAGTGGTACCGGCTGGAGGGCGGTGGGGCCCGCATCAACGGCGATCTTATGCTTGCCACGTGGATGGGCACCCAGGCAGACGATTCATTCCCCGACGCGTGGAAGACAGACACGGCGAAAAATCCAAACGCACGAGCCAAAGTGTACCAGTCTCCGAAGCTCTGGTATCTCCGAGCCACCGTCCTCGAAGCGCAAGACGTTCTGCCCGTAACGGCGTCGTTGAATTTGAAGGAAGCCACGTTCCAGGTCAAAGCCCAGCTCGGATTCCAATTCCTCAAGACCGAGCCTACCGTCACCCGAAACGGCGTGCCGTCTTGGAACCAAGACTTGATGTTCGTAGCCGCCGAGCCGTTCAGCGACCACTTAATTTTCACCATAGAGCACCGGCTACCGAAGGGACCGGTCACCTTGGGCGTGCTGCGAATTCCACTCAGCGCCGTCGAACGACGAGTGGACGATCGCAAAGTGGCGTCGCGATGGTTCAGCTTCGAAAATCCAGACGGCGACGAGAAGAGGATGTACAGTGGCAGAATGCACTTGCGCCTTTGCTTCGATGGCGGATATCACGTGATGGACGAGGCGGCGCACGTGTGCAGCGACTACCGCCCAACTGCGAGGCAGCTCTGGAAGCCACCGCTAGGCACGGTGGAGCTCGGAGTCATCGGATGCAAGAACTTGATACCGGTCAAGACGGTCAACGGTAAAGGATGCTCGGACGCCTACTGCGTGGCCAAGTATGGACCAAAATGGGTACGCACGCGTACCGTATGTGATAGTTTGGAGCCCAAGTGGAACGAGCAGTACACGTTTAAAGTCTACGATCCGTGTACAGTGCTGAGCATTGGCGTTTTTGACAATTCCGGATCGGGTTTCGAAATCGAGGGCTCGAAAGACGCCACGCGTCCTGACTTTCGTATCGGGAAGCTAAGGGTGCGTATATCTACGTTGGCTACGGGTAAAGTGTATAAGAATACGTATCCGCTGCTGGTTTTATCACCCACTGGCTTGAAGAAAATGGGTGAGGTGGAGATCGCGGTACGCTTCGTTCCCGTGAGCCCGACCTTGGATTTGGTCCATGTGTACTCGCAGCCATCGCTGCCGTTGATGCATCACATAAAGCCGCTGGGGC GGGATGTCGTGCTTTACATGCTGGACGCGGATTCACAAGGTTTTAGTATGAGGAAAGTGCGCGCCAATTATTTCCGCATCATCAATGTTGTTGCGGGGGTGATGGATGTCGTTGGGTGGATAAACGACACGCGTTCGTGGAAGAATCCAATGGCCACGATTCTCGTACACGCTTTGCTGGCGCTGCTTGTGTGGTACCCGGATCTGATAGTCCCCACTTTAGCGTTTTATGTGTTCGTTATTGGTGCTTGGAACTATAGGTTCCGCTCCCAGGCTCCACTTCAGCACTATGACCCGAAGCTCTCATTGGCGGAGAACGTTGACCGTGACGAGCTGGACGAGGAGTTTGATTCGGTGCCGAGCACCAGATCATTCGAGGTGGTGCGGGCGAGGTACGATAAGCTGCGGATGCTCGGTGCACGTGTGCAGACGGTGTTGGGAGATTTCGCGACTCAAGGGGAGCGGGTGCAGGCTTTGGTGACATGGCGGGACCCACGTGCGACGGGGATTTTTGTGTTGTTGTGCTTCGTTGTGGCAATGATACTGTACATGGTGCCATCGAAGATGGTGGCTATGGTGTTTGGGTTCTATTATCTGCGCCATCCGATCTTTCGTGATCGGATGCCGCCGGCGGCTTTGAATTTCATCCGAAGGCTGCCTTCGCTGTCTGATCGACTTTTGTAG
- the LOC18771678 gene encoding uncharacterized protein LOC18771678 isoform X2, with protein sequence MARIPIFLMGLLFLCFNIAIAEAQYINYKDPKQPLNSRIKDLVSRMTLEEKIGQMVQIDRSVASAEVMKKYFIGSILSGGGSVPAQKASAETWINMVNDFQKGSLSTRLGIPLIYGIDAVHGHNNVYKATIFPHNIGLGATRDPELVKRIGAATALEARATGIPYVFAPCIAVCRDPRWGRCYESYSEDPKIVQAMTEIIPGLQGEIPANSRKGVPFVAGNKKVAACAKHFVGDGGTTKGINENNTVINRHGLLSIHMPGYYNSIIKGVATIMVSYSSWNGVKMHANHDLVTAFLKNTLRFRGFVISDWEGIDRITSPPHANYSYSIQAGINAGIDMVMVPYNYMEFIDGLTFLVKNKIIPMSRIDDAVKRILRVKFVMGLFEEPFADMSLVHQLGSQEHRELAREAVRRSLVLLKNGESAEKPLLPLPKKTSKILVAGSHADNLGYQCGGWTIEWQGLSGNNLTEGTTILTAIKNTVDPKAQVVYKENPDADFVKSNNISYAIVVVGEHPYAETFGDSLNLTIPDPGPTTITNVCGTVKCVVIVISGRPVVIQPYVASIDALVTAWLPGTEGQGVADVLFGDYGFTGKLSRTWFKTVDQLPMNVGDAHYDPLFPFGFGLTTTPTHFN encoded by the exons ATGGCTAGAATTCCCATCTTCTTGATGGGACTTCTTTTCTTATGTTTCAACATAGCCATAGCTGAAGCACAATACATTAATTATAAAGACCCCAAACAGCCATTAAATTCTAGAATCAAGGATTTAGTGAGCCGGATGACTTTGGAGGAAAAGATTGGCCAAATGGTGCAGATAGACCGCAGTGTTGCTTCAGCTGAGGTGATGAAGAAGTACTTCATTG GGAGCATATTAAGCGGGGGTGGGAGCGTTCCAGCACAGAAGGCTTCTGCAGAAACTTGGATTAACATGGTCAATGATTTTCAAAAGGGTTCTTTATCAACTCGGCTTGGAATTCCATTGATTTATGGTATTGATGCTGTTCATGGCCACAACAACGTCTACAAGGCAACAATCTTTCCTCACAATATTGGGCTCGGAGCCACCAG GGATCCGGAACTTGTTAAGAGGATCGGAGCTGCAACTGCACTTGAAGCTAGAGCTACGGGCATTCCATACGTCTTTGCCCCTTGTATAGCG GTTTGCAGAGATCCAAGATGGGGTCGCTGTTATGAAAGCTACAGTGAAGATCCTAAGATAGTTCAAGCAATGACTGAGATCATTCCCGGCTTACAAGGGGAGATACCAGCTAACTCTAGAAAGGGTGTTCCCTTCGTAGCAGGAAA TAAAAAGGTTGCAGCTTGTGCAAAGCATTTTGTGGGTGACGGTGGAACAACCAAAGGCATCAATGAGAATAACACTGTGATTAACAGACACGGCTTGCTCAGCATTCACATGCCAGGCTACTATAACTCAATTATCAAGGGTGTGGCAACCATTATGGTATCCTACTCAAGCTGGAATGGAGTAAAGATGCATGCTAATCATGATCTTGTCACTGCCTTCCTTAAGAATACGCTACGTTTCAGG GGTTTTGTCATTTCAGATTGGGAGGGTATTGATAGGATCACCTCTCCACCTCATGCCAACTACTCTTATTCAATTCAGGCAGGAATCAATGCTGGCATTGACATG GTCATGGTTCCATACAACTATATGGAATTCATTGACGGTTTAACCTTCCTGGTGAAAAATAAGATCATTCCCATGAGCAGAATTGATGATGCAGTAAAGAGAATTTTGCGAGTTAAGTTTGTCATGGGCTTATTTGAGGAACCATTCGCTGATATGAGCCTGGTCCACCAGCTTGGCAGTCAG GAACATAGAGAACTGGCTAGGGAAGCTGTGAGGAGATCGCTGGTGCTGCTAAAGAATGGTGAATCTGCTGAAAAGCCATTGCTACCCCTTCCCAAGAAGACATCAAAAATACTTGTAGCTGGCAGTCATGCAGATAATCTTGGCTATCAGTGTGGTGGGTGGACTATTGAGTGGCAGGGATTAAGTGGCAACAATCTCACAGAAG gTACCACAATTCTTACTGCCATAAAGAACACAGTGGATCCAAAAGCACAAGTAGTCTACAAAGAGAATCCTGACGCTGACTTTGTGAAGTCAAATAATATCTCGTATGCCATTGTTGTAGTTGGAGAACATCCATATGCCGAGACATTTGGTGACAGCTTAAATTTGACAATCCCCGACCCTGGCCCGACCACCATCACTAATGTTTGCGGCACTGTGAAATGTGTTGTTATTGTCATCTCCGGCCGTCCTGTTGTGATCCAACCCTATGTTGCTTCGATTGATGCCCTTGTCACAGCTTGGCTTCCAGGAACTGAAGGCCAAGGAGTAGCTGATGTTTTATTTGGTGACTATGGTTTCACTGGAAAGCTTTCTCGCACTTGGTTCAAAACAGTCGATCAGCTACCTATGAATGTTGGAGATGCACATTATGACCCTCTCTTCCCATTTGGATTTGGCCTCACTACAACCCCCACCCATTTCAACTAG
- the LOC18770249 gene encoding protein QUIRKY isoform X1: MATLHKLIVEVVDARNLSPKDGRGASSPYVVVDYRGQRRRTQTKLSDLNPVWNELLDFDLSRPSDVFGDVLELDVYHDKNYGPTTRNNFLGRIRLSSSQFVKKGEEALIYFPLQKKSWFTWIRGDIGLKIYYVDEVVPPPSPPPPPPKAEEPKPETAQPPQSEAVPPPESASPQPTDQPPAEAAPPKEAEQTQPPEPKKPAEEPPTEAAPPPKTEAPEVAESGPSQPPPPPPATDDANQDQANPPPPPVAPEAAPMPMQRDHEIEVMAHSVSKSMADVKFHRTNGPPPIPRPPVVPGGALNYTSQLEPTESMSMDRPSFDLVEKMHYLFVRVVKARFLPANGSPIVKISTANYHITSKPARKTHCFEWDQTFAFARQSPDQSDASILEVSVWDPPVFDPSAASEVASGHQFLGGICFDVMEIPLRDPPDSPLAPQWYRLEGGGARINGDLMLATWMGTQADDSFPDAWKTDTAKNPNARAKVYQSPKLWYLRATVLEAQDVLPVTASLNLKEATFQVKAQLGFQFLKTEPTVTRNGVPSWNQDLMFVAAEPFSDHLIFTIEHRLPKGPVTLGVLRIPLSAVERRVDDRKVASRWFSFENPDGDEKRMYSGRMHLRLCFDGGYHVMDEAAHVCSDYRPTARQLWKPPLGTVELGVIGCKNLIPVKTVNGKGCSDAYCVAKYGPKWVRTRTVCDSLEPKWNEQYTFKVYDPCTVLSIGVFDNSGSGFEIEGSKDATRPDFRIGKLRVRISTLATGKVYKNTYPLLVLSPTGLKKMGEVEIAVRFVPVSPTLDLVHVYSQPSLPLMHHIKPLGPVQQDVLRRAAVKIVAAHLSRSEPPLGRDVVLYMLDADSQGFSMRKVRANYFRIINVVAGVMDVVGWINDTRSWKNPMATILVHALLALLVWYPDLIVPTLAFYVFVIGAWNYRFRSQAPLQHYDPKLSLAENVDRDELDEEFDSVPSTRSFEVVRARYDKLRMLGARVQTVLGDFATQGERVQALVTWRDPRATGIFVLLCFVVAMILYMVPSKMVAMVFGFYYLRHPIFRDRMPPAALNFIRRLPSLSDRLL, translated from the coding sequence ATGGCAACTCTACACAAACTGATAGTTGAAGTTGTCGACGCTCGCAATCTGTCGCCGAAAGACGGCCGCGGCGCGTCGAGCCCCTATGTGGTGGTGGACTACCGCGGGCAGCGAAGACGCACCCAAACCAAGCTGAGCGACTTGAATCCTGTGTGGAACGAGTTGCTCGACTTCGATCTCAGTAGGCCTTCTGACGTGTTTGGGGATGTGCTTGAGCTGGATGTATACCATGACAAGAATTACGGCCCCACCACCAGAAACAACTTTCTCGGCAGGATCCGGTTGAGTTCCTCCCAGTTTGTGAAGAAAGGTGAGGAGGCCTTGATTTATTTCCCTTTGCAGAAGAAGAGCTGGTTCACGTGGATTCGCGGCGACATTGGGTTGAAGATTTATTATGTGGATGAGGTCGTGCCACCTCCGTCTCCGCCGCCACCGCCGCCCAAAGCAGAGGAACCAAAGCCTGAAACAGCACAACCTCCGCAGTCAGAGGCGGTACCTCCGCCAGAATCTGCCTCGCCCCAACCTACAGACCAGCCACCAGCTGAAGCGGCGCCACCAAAAGAAGCAGAACAAACACAGCCACCTGAACCCAAGAAGCCTGCTGAAGAGCCGCCGACTGAGGCTGCTCCGCCACCAAAGACCGAGGCTCCTGAAGTAGCAGAATCGGGTCCCTCACagccacctccaccaccaccagccACTGATGATGCAAATCAGGATCAGGCAAACCCACCACCCCCACCAGTAGCACCTGAAGCTGCTCCCATGCCCATGCAACGTGATCATGAAATTGAGGTAATGGCACACTCCGTATCCAAATCAATGGCAGATGTCAAATTCCACCGAACCAACGGTCCACCACCAATTCCGAGACCTCCGGTTGTGCCCGGTGGAGCACTCAATTATACGTCGCAGCTGGAGCCGACGGAAAGCATGTCAATGGACCGGCCGTCGTTTGATCTGGTGGAGAAGATGCACTACCTCTTTGTCCGAGTTGTGAAAGCGCGCTTCCTCCCAGCAAATGGCAGCCCAATTGTAAAAATCTCCACCGCCAACTACCACATCACATCCAAGCCCGCCAGAAAAACCCACTGCTTCGAGTGGGACCAGACCTTTGCCTTCGCCCGCCAATCCCCCGACCAGTCCGACGCCTCCATCCTCGAAGTCTCCGTCTGGGACCCACCCGTATTCGACCCCTCAGCGGCCTCCGAGGTGGCCTCCGGCCATCAATTCCTCGGCGGGATCTGTTTCGACGTGATGGAAATACCCCTGAGGGACCCGCCGGACAGCCCCTTGGCCCCGCAGTGGTACCGGCTGGAGGGCGGTGGGGCCCGCATCAACGGCGATCTTATGCTTGCCACGTGGATGGGCACCCAGGCAGACGATTCATTCCCCGACGCGTGGAAGACAGACACGGCGAAAAATCCAAACGCACGAGCCAAAGTGTACCAGTCTCCGAAGCTCTGGTATCTCCGAGCCACCGTCCTCGAAGCGCAAGACGTTCTGCCCGTAACGGCGTCGTTGAATTTGAAGGAAGCCACGTTCCAGGTCAAAGCCCAGCTCGGATTCCAATTCCTCAAGACCGAGCCTACCGTCACCCGAAACGGCGTGCCGTCTTGGAACCAAGACTTGATGTTCGTAGCCGCCGAGCCGTTCAGCGACCACTTAATTTTCACCATAGAGCACCGGCTACCGAAGGGACCGGTCACCTTGGGCGTGCTGCGAATTCCACTCAGCGCCGTCGAACGACGAGTGGACGATCGCAAAGTGGCGTCGCGATGGTTCAGCTTCGAAAATCCAGACGGCGACGAGAAGAGGATGTACAGTGGCAGAATGCACTTGCGCCTTTGCTTCGATGGCGGATATCACGTGATGGACGAGGCGGCGCACGTGTGCAGCGACTACCGCCCAACTGCGAGGCAGCTCTGGAAGCCACCGCTAGGCACGGTGGAGCTCGGAGTCATCGGATGCAAGAACTTGATACCGGTCAAGACGGTCAACGGTAAAGGATGCTCGGACGCCTACTGCGTGGCCAAGTATGGACCAAAATGGGTACGCACGCGTACCGTATGTGATAGTTTGGAGCCCAAGTGGAACGAGCAGTACACGTTTAAAGTCTACGATCCGTGTACAGTGCTGAGCATTGGCGTTTTTGACAATTCCGGATCGGGTTTCGAAATCGAGGGCTCGAAAGACGCCACGCGTCCTGACTTTCGTATCGGGAAGCTAAGGGTGCGTATATCTACGTTGGCTACGGGTAAAGTGTATAAGAATACGTATCCGCTGCTGGTTTTATCACCCACTGGCTTGAAGAAAATGGGTGAGGTGGAGATCGCGGTACGCTTCGTTCCCGTGAGCCCGACCTTGGATTTGGTCCATGTGTACTCGCAGCCATCGCTGCCGTTGATGCATCACATAAAGCCGCTGGGGCCGGTCCAACAAGATGTGTTGAGGAGAGCGGCGGTGAAGATCGTGGCCGCCCACTTGTCGCGATCTGAACCGCCGCTGGGGCGGGATGTCGTGCTTTACATGCTGGACGCGGATTCACAAGGTTTTAGTATGAGGAAAGTGCGCGCCAATTATTTCCGCATCATCAATGTTGTTGCGGGGGTGATGGATGTCGTTGGGTGGATAAACGACACGCGTTCGTGGAAGAATCCAATGGCCACGATTCTCGTACACGCTTTGCTGGCGCTGCTTGTGTGGTACCCGGATCTGATAGTCCCCACTTTAGCGTTTTATGTGTTCGTTATTGGTGCTTGGAACTATAGGTTCCGCTCCCAGGCTCCACTTCAGCACTATGACCCGAAGCTCTCATTGGCGGAGAACGTTGACCGTGACGAGCTGGACGAGGAGTTTGATTCGGTGCCGAGCACCAGATCATTCGAGGTGGTGCGGGCGAGGTACGATAAGCTGCGGATGCTCGGTGCACGTGTGCAGACGGTGTTGGGAGATTTCGCGACTCAAGGGGAGCGGGTGCAGGCTTTGGTGACATGGCGGGACCCACGTGCGACGGGGATTTTTGTGTTGTTGTGCTTCGTTGTGGCAATGATACTGTACATGGTGCCATCGAAGATGGTGGCTATGGTGTTTGGGTTCTATTATCTGCGCCATCCGATCTTTCGTGATCGGATGCCGCCGGCGGCTTTGAATTTCATCCGAAGGCTGCCTTCGCTGTCTGATCGACTTTTGTAG
- the LOC18771678 gene encoding uncharacterized protein LOC18771678 isoform X1, whose translation MDVGLAKEMARIPIFLMGLLFLCFNIAIAEAQYINYKDPKQPLNSRIKDLVSRMTLEEKIGQMVQIDRSVASAEVMKKYFIGSILSGGGSVPAQKASAETWINMVNDFQKGSLSTRLGIPLIYGIDAVHGHNNVYKATIFPHNIGLGATRDPELVKRIGAATALEARATGIPYVFAPCIAVCRDPRWGRCYESYSEDPKIVQAMTEIIPGLQGEIPANSRKGVPFVAGNKKVAACAKHFVGDGGTTKGINENNTVINRHGLLSIHMPGYYNSIIKGVATIMVSYSSWNGVKMHANHDLVTAFLKNTLRFRGFVISDWEGIDRITSPPHANYSYSIQAGINAGIDMVMVPYNYMEFIDGLTFLVKNKIIPMSRIDDAVKRILRVKFVMGLFEEPFADMSLVHQLGSQEHRELAREAVRRSLVLLKNGESAEKPLLPLPKKTSKILVAGSHADNLGYQCGGWTIEWQGLSGNNLTEGTTILTAIKNTVDPKAQVVYKENPDADFVKSNNISYAIVVVGEHPYAETFGDSLNLTIPDPGPTTITNVCGTVKCVVIVISGRPVVIQPYVASIDALVTAWLPGTEGQGVADVLFGDYGFTGKLSRTWFKTVDQLPMNVGDAHYDPLFPFGFGLTTTPTHFN comes from the exons ATGGATGTTGGGCTAGCTAAG GAAATGGCTAGAATTCCCATCTTCTTGATGGGACTTCTTTTCTTATGTTTCAACATAGCCATAGCTGAAGCACAATACATTAATTATAAAGACCCCAAACAGCCATTAAATTCTAGAATCAAGGATTTAGTGAGCCGGATGACTTTGGAGGAAAAGATTGGCCAAATGGTGCAGATAGACCGCAGTGTTGCTTCAGCTGAGGTGATGAAGAAGTACTTCATTG GGAGCATATTAAGCGGGGGTGGGAGCGTTCCAGCACAGAAGGCTTCTGCAGAAACTTGGATTAACATGGTCAATGATTTTCAAAAGGGTTCTTTATCAACTCGGCTTGGAATTCCATTGATTTATGGTATTGATGCTGTTCATGGCCACAACAACGTCTACAAGGCAACAATCTTTCCTCACAATATTGGGCTCGGAGCCACCAG GGATCCGGAACTTGTTAAGAGGATCGGAGCTGCAACTGCACTTGAAGCTAGAGCTACGGGCATTCCATACGTCTTTGCCCCTTGTATAGCG GTTTGCAGAGATCCAAGATGGGGTCGCTGTTATGAAAGCTACAGTGAAGATCCTAAGATAGTTCAAGCAATGACTGAGATCATTCCCGGCTTACAAGGGGAGATACCAGCTAACTCTAGAAAGGGTGTTCCCTTCGTAGCAGGAAA TAAAAAGGTTGCAGCTTGTGCAAAGCATTTTGTGGGTGACGGTGGAACAACCAAAGGCATCAATGAGAATAACACTGTGATTAACAGACACGGCTTGCTCAGCATTCACATGCCAGGCTACTATAACTCAATTATCAAGGGTGTGGCAACCATTATGGTATCCTACTCAAGCTGGAATGGAGTAAAGATGCATGCTAATCATGATCTTGTCACTGCCTTCCTTAAGAATACGCTACGTTTCAGG GGTTTTGTCATTTCAGATTGGGAGGGTATTGATAGGATCACCTCTCCACCTCATGCCAACTACTCTTATTCAATTCAGGCAGGAATCAATGCTGGCATTGACATG GTCATGGTTCCATACAACTATATGGAATTCATTGACGGTTTAACCTTCCTGGTGAAAAATAAGATCATTCCCATGAGCAGAATTGATGATGCAGTAAAGAGAATTTTGCGAGTTAAGTTTGTCATGGGCTTATTTGAGGAACCATTCGCTGATATGAGCCTGGTCCACCAGCTTGGCAGTCAG GAACATAGAGAACTGGCTAGGGAAGCTGTGAGGAGATCGCTGGTGCTGCTAAAGAATGGTGAATCTGCTGAAAAGCCATTGCTACCCCTTCCCAAGAAGACATCAAAAATACTTGTAGCTGGCAGTCATGCAGATAATCTTGGCTATCAGTGTGGTGGGTGGACTATTGAGTGGCAGGGATTAAGTGGCAACAATCTCACAGAAG gTACCACAATTCTTACTGCCATAAAGAACACAGTGGATCCAAAAGCACAAGTAGTCTACAAAGAGAATCCTGACGCTGACTTTGTGAAGTCAAATAATATCTCGTATGCCATTGTTGTAGTTGGAGAACATCCATATGCCGAGACATTTGGTGACAGCTTAAATTTGACAATCCCCGACCCTGGCCCGACCACCATCACTAATGTTTGCGGCACTGTGAAATGTGTTGTTATTGTCATCTCCGGCCGTCCTGTTGTGATCCAACCCTATGTTGCTTCGATTGATGCCCTTGTCACAGCTTGGCTTCCAGGAACTGAAGGCCAAGGAGTAGCTGATGTTTTATTTGGTGACTATGGTTTCACTGGAAAGCTTTCTCGCACTTGGTTCAAAACAGTCGATCAGCTACCTATGAATGTTGGAGATGCACATTATGACCCTCTCTTCCCATTTGGATTTGGCCTCACTACAACCCCCACCCATTTCAACTAG